In Sciurus carolinensis chromosome 16, mSciCar1.2, whole genome shotgun sequence, the genomic window CTCCATGGGCTCCGTGGTGGGGCTAAGGGGCCATGCTCCTAGTGTCTGTGGGTACAGGTGACATAACACACACCCCATTAAGCTTGTGCTTGGTTCACAGTGGTGACTGGCATTGCTGGGTTACTTTTTAAGAAGACCAGTTGATGATTTAATGGAGTGTTTATAACTTTTTGCTTCCTAAACTTACAGTCATTTTATCAAGCTTTATTCTGTCATCTCTTAATTGCCTCTTTTGCTTAATTATtaacatatcattttattttattatattttacggtactaggaattgaacccagagtcggTCTACCAGTAAGCCaaactcccagccctttttattttttaagagggtctcacaggctggggttgtagctcagaggtagagcacttgcctagcatgtgagaggcactgagttcggtcctcagcaccacatataaataagtaaaataaaagtccatcaacaactataaaaatattttttaaaaaaagagagggtctcactaagtgacccaggctggccttgaacttgtaatccgcCTGCCTTGGCCTCCAAGGCATGCACCCTGCACCACACCAGgcataatttaacattttatgtgGGAATGGTTCAGTACCCTACAGAGTACCCTGGCCAGAATGCTTAAGAAAAAGCTTTCCGTTTCAAAATGTTGCTGCCAGTTGTGGGTGGTGCTGGCTTTGGGCCTCCTGCTGAAGACACTAGCAAGGCGGGCTCCGTCTTCAGGGTGCCTGCCTCTCCTGTGGCAGCTCACTCATAGGAACAGGGACTTCACACAGACCAGCAGAAACAAGTGACTGGTTTGAATGGTTCAGTGTGGCAGTCTTATATTCAGGAGCAGTAGGGGGAGATCAGTACTTGAGAATGAAAAGAGCGTGATACCTGAAGGGTAAACACAACAGGCAACCCTTTCAAATTTGTCAGCAGTTCCCTAACTACCAATGTTTTAGCTTATTtcaaaagtataaattttaaatttgagtcTTGGTCATCTGAAATGGCAGTTCTTGTTTTTCATGAGTGTTTCTTGACCCCCTTCCCAGTAAAAGTCAGGACTGGCATGATGTGCCGAGTGCGGGAATGCCAAGCTTAGGTTTCCTCATGGAAGTGGGCTGTGCTGGAGGCCAGTGTAGGAGCAGCGGGAGCTGGAGGGGTTCTGCAGGCCAACAGGCCCGACATGGAGGGCCACACAGGTCTCCTCGCCACTTGCCTCCAGCGGCGGGGCCCACGGGACCAACAGCCCCAACCCTTGTGCTGACTTCCTCCTGAACCACATAGGCCCCCTGGACACCTGCCCTTCACTCACACTTTGTTTTCCTGACGGTATTGTAGACTTGGTGCATCACTTCAAGTTGAAAGCAGAATAATCAGATAAAATCGTTTCTATAAAATGATATTAATCTGCTTGTTTTAGCCTAGTCACAAGGAAAGGATTATAACTGTcatgtatttcctttttattttattttattcatggtgctgtggggattgaacccacaacCTTGCATGTACTGGGtgagcactctacccctgagctacccCAGCCCCTGCAGCATGTTTTTTGAATGAACTCACAGTAATCATTGGATTTTTATGGTCACTAAAATTCATATATAGCTCAGTCCCTACTCAAGCTGAAATTGCACAGGGAAAATAAGACACAAAAAAGAAACTGCTTACGAAAGCCCACGTGTTCGACCACCTTAGACATAAAGCCTCAGAGCTTGCAGAAGGGAGGGGACCTGATCCAGACCAGTCTGGAAGGCTTTGGGGGGCGGGCGGCGGGTATTTTCTGGGCATTAAAAGACAGGACGGAATTTAATAAACAGGGTTTGGCCTGGAAGGCCAGGCAGGAGAGGTGTGATGGAGCAGCCTGTGGACCAGCTTCCTGACCTTCCTTACTCCCGTGGTAGGAGAGGTGACCTGTGCCTACAGGTGAGGGAGCAGTGCCTTCAGGTGCCTGAGTCACAGCAGGCACGGCACAGGATCTGTTTTAGGAAAGTGTTTTTAGGTTGCGCTGGACAAAAAGTGCCCAGAAAGCAGTTTTAGAAGCTGGTGCCACAGCGATGGCCTGAGGGACAAGGGCAGCAGGGAGAGTGGAGAGGCTGGAGCAAGGAACAGGGGAGGCAGCTGGAGGCGGCGGCCGGAGGTGGGCGGTCAGGAGGCAGCCTTGATGGGGAGGCTTGAGAGGACCCAGGGTGCCCATCAGCAGATGGCACAGAGCTGGGAGCACACAGGGAGCAAGAGCCCACCTGGCGGAAGAAGCAGGCAGGTTGGGTGGCTGAGAGGGAGCCAGTTGAAATGAAAAGACAGAAGATTCAAAGGCAGAGCTGGAACCAGTGAGCAGATCGATAATATAAACACAGCCCCAAGGAAAGGCCCTAGTGAATGGGCTCAGGACAGGCAGCCCCTCTTGAGAGAGTGGCAGCAAAGCTGGAGGCAACAGGATGCCTGGGAGCCACTCCATAATTAGCTCTGTTGACGGGAGATAGACAGCATCGCTTATCAAGGTGGGTGGCCAGAGCCAGCATCAAGAACAGTGGAATGGCTTGTGAGTTTAAAAAGCTTTTAGACAACTGGGTTGCCTGTGCCCATAAGGTCTCTGTGACTTGTCGCAGTAGATCCCCGCTCTGGGGGTGCACAGGAGGATCTGGGGGCTGGCAGCGCTGTGAGTGCATAGCAGTGGGTTCCTCTGCTGCTCGGGGAGCCTTCCTGCTTGGCTGCCCTCCCGCCCCCCACGAGGGCTTGCAGGAGAAGGGAGGCAGGACCTGCTTCAGACAGGTGTTCATGGTCCCTTCCCTGGGGCCAGCAAACACAGCCTGTCAGCGCCATCCTTGTGTCACGTCTGGTTAACTCTGGATGGTGGTGACATGCTCACGTGGACAGACAGTGTCGAATGGTATGAACCAGAACGTGGTGGAACTCACTGTCTCTTGTCTGTAGTCCAAACCAGGTTGCGGAGAAGGTGGCCTCCAGGATCGCCGAGGGCTTCAGCGACACCGCTCTCATCATGGTAAGCCGCTTGGCTCTGCGTCTTCCCTCTCCTGCAGCACCCTGCCCACCACCCTCAGCACAAGGATATCCAGAGGGGGTCTTTCTGGTTCTGGTCCTCACAGTGAGGTCCCCTGCCGCCACCACCTGGAAGCCTGTTAGACATGCAGATTCtaggccccacccccacccacggGTCCAGAacacagggtggggtgggggcagcaggcTGCCTTCCAGGTGACTGGTACACCCAGAGGGGGTGAACTGTTGCAGCCCTGATTCCTGCAGAGTTCTGGGAGGGAAGGCAAAGTGGCGTCTGCCCTGCACACACAGCCCTCTCATGCCCACCCTGCTCATGCCGTGTCCTTCACCTGTGCCCAGGTAGACAACACCAGATTTACCATGGACTGTGTGGCGCCCACGATCCACGTGTATGAGCAGCAAGAGAACAGGTGGCGATGCAGAGACCCACACCAGTGAGTGCGCGTCCCCACGGGTGTCGAGCTCCCCAGCTCCCGGAGGAGCGGCCCCCAGAGCTTCCGAGCCTAGGGGACCTGGGTGGTGCCTTGCGTTCATTCACCACCCACCTGTGTCTAAACTGCCGAGCTTCTTGACTCCCATCCTGTCCTTTATGCAACTGGGGGGGCTGGTCTTCCCCAGATGCTAGAGGAGGCACCTGCTAGAGGCTGACCTCTCCATGTCTGACCCACAGTGACTACTGTGAGGACTGGCCTGAGGCGCAGAGGATTTCAGCCTCACTCCTGGACAGCCGGTCCTATGAGACGCTCGTGGATTTCGATAACCACCTGGATGACATTCGGAATGACTGGACAAACCCAGAGATCAACAAGGCTGTTCTGCACCTGTGCTGAGCAGGGGCCGTGGTGGCTGGCTGCTCCTGGGGCTTTTCCACTACGCTGAAGAAGAAAAcctatttttaaagcagaatcGAAGCCTGGAGGAGAGCCGGACGTCCATCGGCAGCATTCAGCGCAGAGGCCGAGGGAGGCCCCGACTGCCTGGTCCCTGTGGATTCTCTCAGTCATGTGTTGCTGTCATCTTCCAAATCAAAGCTATTTCTGCTTGTCCGAGATTGTTCCTATTAAACAGTTTTAACTAACCTTTTATAATCTGGAGAGGATACTTTTTAAGGCTtatgaactattaaaaaaaaaaaaaaaaaaaaaagctcacttTGTAtactcctgtgtgtgtgtttatcccGGTCAGGCCGGGTCGGCCGGAAGTCCTGCCATCAGGGCAGTGGCGCACGGTGCTGTGCCCAGCCGTGTCTGGGCACTGGCGTTCTGGTGTTCTGAGGCCCAGGCCCCACAGTGGTGTCGGCTGCATGGTTTGAATAACTAACCTGGCCTGATCGGCCAGAAACCTTGCAGAGTCGAGAACAGGGAAGAGGGACTGCGCTACCGCTGTCTTTAAAAAGCAGGAATGGACCTGTTAGTGACCTGTGTGGTCCACCAGGCGATTCCAATCAGGTCTTCAAAACAGGAGCTTCTTTTGAACTCAGCAAAACTGAGACCCCCTCAGGTTGTTATGAGGGCTGCCTGTAGTTTTTATACTTGGAATGTGATCGCGTTTTCTGACCCCAGCTTAGGAAATTGATAGGGAAGCTTTGGTACATtgcatcttttccttcctgcatgGATTCTTTTACACAGAATGATGCCTCTCCTGCTGTCTTTGTGTGACCTAATGCAAAGGTATGTGATAAAGCATTCACCATTTTTTCTCTTCACAAGCAAGAAAAAAAGCAGACACCTCTTAGAATAAGTGCTTTGTCTCATCCACCAAGTTCTCTCCTTACTTCAAACACCTCACTCAActgttttggtgctgaggattaatcCGGGGattctcaaccactgagctacatcccagccccctgcccccactttttttttttttttttttttaattttgagacagggtctccctaagctgctgaggctggcctggaacctggaatcctcctgcctcagcctccctcccatgtagctgggatgacaggtgtgcgctgCCACCTGACTTTACGCTTAGCTTCTTGAGCTGACATTCTCAGGTGGGCGTACGAAGGAAGGAGTGGTGCTACAAGGAGTTCCAAGTGGGCTTATGTGTCTCAGGAAGGTCAGAGGCTGTCTTCCCTGCACTAAAGCAGGTCTTGTGCCATAGCCAGCTCAGGGCAGGGCATTGGTGCACAGCAGCATCAAGGCCCACAAGCGAGTCTGCAGGGGCTTTGAAGCTGAGCTCCTAAAGCCCTTCAAGGTGTCACTTCTTGTAGCATTATTCCTTGCCTCCGACCTCCCAGGAACACGCTGTCCTCTGGCCTGGATTTAGACCTAAACCACATACCTGTTCCTTGGTTCCCTTTGTGGCTAAGTCAGGCTTAAATTTCCAAAAGGAAGGTTCAGATACTCAGCAGGGAAGAAAACGGTTGTGAGAAACCAAGAACAGCTGGGGACTTCAGTCTCCTTACCCTGCACACATTTTTAGCAATTTCAGTGAAGAGAACTGGATTTTAAAACAGGCttcctgccaggcatggtggtgcagtcCTTCATCTTGtgactgggagactgaggcaggaggatcacaagttccaggccaaaaCAAAAAGCCTGGGTAGGTTGCTCAGTGGcggaacactcctgggttcaatccccagtacaaaggggaaaaaaagttctcCACTACCAATTATTTAAACAATTCTGGAGTATTTCATTGACCAGAATGAGCACTGAGGTGCTTACTCACAGTGAACATTCAGTGGCAACGTGCAAGGAAAGAGACTAAAACCTGAACACCCAGCCCCCACCCAGCCTCTGATACATTTCCCTTTACTACAAAATCAGTGGGGAAAATGGAAACTGTgagcctcctccctcccaccctcctgtccagtccccccttctccctcccccccaCTCCAGTCTCTCTTCCCCTCCTGGTCCCTGCTCCTCCAGTCCCTCCACTCTCCTCCAGTCCCTTCTTTACTAAGGCAAGCGTAAGGAAGAAAAGGCAACCTCAGAAGCACTTTCCAACTTACGTGGGGCCATGGTGGCCCTGCAGAGGAGAGCGAggtgtgtgtgaggcactcgCTGTACGTGAAGAAGGGGAAGGCGGCCAGCGGTGGAAGGCTGTGATGGGTGCAGGTCCCCAGCTCAGCCCAGAATTCAGGTTCGCAGATTTGGGAGCCTTCCAAAGCCTGCCCTGCAGCAGGTGGGTTCAGGCCACACTTGAAATGACCCCGGTCTTCGCCAGAGCTCATGTTCCACTATGAAGAATTTCAGATGCACAGAATGGAGCAGCTCGCCCCCCGGCACACATTCAGTCAGGGGCTGAGGAATGAGACCATTCAGTTGACCCCTATGAATTGCTAGTTCAGTAGGTCAAAAACCCCAAGATCAGCAGTTTCCAGGGCTCAGCCTAAcggagtgagtgttccatctgcaaGAAGCCGatgcttttcctcttttaaaacaaGTGCGTGTTGCACAAAGTGCGGATGGTGTTCTTGTTTATCAGCGGGGAGGGCGGGCTGGTGCCTGCTGCTTCCTGGCTCCCCCGGATCTGCTCAGGAGAAGGCTCACTGTGTGCTTGCTTTAATCTTCAGAAGAGTTTTCTCCAATCTGCGTGTCCTTTCCCTTTAGGAGCCGCCTCGCAGCCAAGCGTCTCATGACTCCAGGGCCTTGTCCTCATCCCTGTGTGCAGGACGGGCCCCAGAGACACAGCATCCATCTGTCACCTTGAAAACAGCTTCATCTTCGTCACAAAGGTAATGGCTTactggggtttgtttgtttgtttgtttttaaaaaaggtataagTTGTAAAAGCAAAATCATCTGAAGCTCCATCTGCTGGGCATCCTTACCACCAGCTTCCAAGTGACCCTCCTGATTTCCAAGTTCTGAAGCCTCAAGTTTACATTCCTTGAAGGAGACAGCATGAAGCTCCTTCATTTATAAGACTATAATTCATGTTTTCTGGGTTATTCAGACGCTTCATTTCCAGAACCAAATGTCCTCGATGCTATTTGTTTCCTGCCTCAGATGTGGTCTGTGGAACTTGGGTGGTTGTTGTTccagtgctgggagttgaacccagggcctcgggcatgcagggcaagcactctgcctctgagccatgTCCCAGCCCTGGTGGAGGTTGTTTGTTTGCAGTAGGTCATTTACTGAAGGACAGCACATACATGGAAAAAGTCTGAATCCCAAGTGTGCGGCTGAGTTCTCCGAGTGAGCACAGAGGGCAGCCCGCCAACGCcagccagcccagccccaggcccgTGTCCAAGCCCAGGCTGGGCCTGCCGGCTGCTGCACTTTCTGCACGTGGGAGTGGGTGCAGCTCGCCCTGTTCTGAGGTGCCATGTCCAGCAGCCACTGCTGTGCTCCTTGGTCTGTCCAC contains:
- the Emc8 gene encoding ER membrane protein complex subunit 8 isoform X1, producing MPGVKLTTQAYCKMLLHGAKYPHCAVNGLLVAEKQKPRKEHLPLGGPGAPHTLFVDCIPLFHGTLALAPMLEVALTLIDSWCKDNSYVIAGYYQANERVKDASPNQVAEKVASRIAEGFSDTALIMTTPDLPWTVWRPRSTCMSSKRTGGDAETHTMTTVRTGLRRRGFQPHSWTAGPMRRSWISITTWMTFGMTGQTQRSTRLFCTCAEQGPWWLAAPGAFPLR
- the Emc8 gene encoding ER membrane protein complex subunit 8 isoform X2; its protein translation is MPGVKLTTQAYCKMLLHGAKYPHCAVNGLLVAEKQKPRKEHLPLGGPGAPHTLFVDCIPLFHGTLALAPMLEVALTLIDSWCKDNSYVIAGYYQANERVKDASPNQVAEKVASRIAEGFSDTALIMVDNTRFTMDCVAPTIHVYEQQENRWRCRDPHHDYCEDWPEAQRISASLLDSRSYETLVDFDNHLDDIRNDWTNPEINKAVLHLC